The Acetivibrio saccincola genome window below encodes:
- a CDS encoding type II toxin-antitoxin system PemK/MazF family toxin has protein sequence MEIKELKTQQDLENSLTQVLNELKKTILNDLDFKQAKLLTYWLNDWNEKFLKNEKQFDPKKLIKYRRGNIVSVHLGYNIGSEQGGLHYGLVIDNNNEKSSKVITIIPLRSLKDNEKPEDIDDRFELYLGDAILTDKIKFLENQIAYLDEQIKQSTIKDKSHILCSRKRDRYMKELNNLKKGSVAIVSQIRTISKMRIYEPIKAYHSLSNFILSTDKLNEIDNMIKKLFLGKTIDT, from the coding sequence TTGGAAATCAAAGAATTAAAAACTCAACAAGATTTAGAGAATAGTTTAACTCAGGTCTTAAATGAACTTAAAAAAACAATTTTGAATGATTTAGATTTTAAACAAGCAAAACTATTAACTTATTGGTTAAACGACTGGAATGAAAAATTTTTAAAAAATGAGAAACAGTTTGACCCGAAAAAACTTATAAAATATAGAAGAGGCAATATTGTATCCGTTCATTTAGGCTATAACATTGGCTCAGAACAAGGTGGACTTCACTATGGCTTAGTAATTGATAATAATAATGAAAAAAGTTCTAAAGTAATAACAATTATTCCTTTACGTTCTCTAAAAGATAATGAGAAACCAGAAGATATTGATGACAGGTTTGAACTCTATTTAGGTGATGCGATACTTACAGATAAAATTAAATTTTTAGAAAACCAAATAGCCTACTTAGATGAGCAAATAAAACAGTCAACAATTAAAGATAAAAGTCATATATTATGTAGTAGAAAAAGGGATAGATATATGAAAGAATTGAATAATCTAAAAAAAGGTTCTGTAGCCATAGTGTCCCAGATAAGGACAATAAGCAAAATGAGAATTTATGAACCTATAAAAGCCTATCATTCTTTAAGCAATTTTATACTTAGCACCGATAAATTAAATGAAATCGATAATATGATTAAAAAATTATTTTTAGGGAAAACTATCGATACATGA
- a CDS encoding TnsD family Tn7-like transposition protein: MMNFFPTPYPDELLYSTLARYCMRSGNIREIHNFEDLFGTRNCIAAMELPTQLDALIRNMPVNTKYTAEYFIFKHTLFPFLAAFIPQERAKKIIQTMRNGEGAVSYIRIGLISNSITLNKYFRFCLECFKEDIETFGEPYWHRSHQITGVFVCPKHKIPLYKSTELIRAGNRQRFISASKENCKVEKEINYPDDLMKKMLWMAEDAEILLNNQFGFKEPEWFQSQFRVKLVEKGYARMNNYIHQKKLKQDFVDFYGHEYLQLVQSPVSNNSGGWLSDMIRKNNRTTYTVRYLLLARFLDIPVADLFNIKLGFNDEDENNIDTYQELWDQRLIELAQSGLSIREIADVLKSSTKTIRKSIDRLGIEPFWKFNGGGKYLHKKYTDTEEFKIKREEFRRKWLQLHVQYANISSNQIRRKNDGLYTWLKRYDSKWLEQNYRRIKTATNTVDWAKRDAELLPRVKEVVKEMKEGKPERITWTTIGSKLGISGWLSKKREKLPMTKSYIESELESMEEYHIRKIKWGIEELEKQGKEMTLWNLAETAGVKTRYMKVIYKEIEQVLKNKGYDCNFKW, from the coding sequence ATGATGAACTTCTTTCCAACACCTTATCCAGACGAACTTTTATACAGTACATTGGCACGCTACTGCATGAGAAGCGGGAATATAAGAGAGATACATAATTTTGAGGATTTATTTGGAACAAGGAACTGTATAGCAGCAATGGAACTGCCTACACAACTGGATGCGTTAATCAGAAATATGCCTGTAAATACAAAATATACAGCAGAATACTTTATCTTTAAGCACACCTTATTTCCATTTCTTGCAGCATTTATTCCTCAGGAACGTGCTAAAAAAATAATTCAAACTATGAGAAACGGTGAGGGTGCTGTTTCCTACATAAGAATAGGTTTAATATCAAATTCCATTACCTTAAATAAGTATTTTAGATTTTGCCTTGAGTGTTTCAAAGAAGATATAGAAACATTTGGAGAGCCATACTGGCACAGAAGCCATCAAATTACGGGGGTATTTGTATGTCCAAAACATAAAATACCCCTTTATAAAAGTACGGAACTTATTAGAGCAGGAAACAGACAGAGATTTATTAGTGCATCTAAGGAGAATTGTAAAGTAGAAAAAGAAATAAATTACCCAGATGATTTAATGAAGAAGATGCTTTGGATGGCAGAGGATGCAGAAATACTTTTAAACAATCAGTTTGGATTTAAAGAGCCTGAATGGTTTCAAAGTCAGTTCCGGGTTAAGTTAGTTGAAAAAGGCTATGCAAGAATGAATAACTATATTCACCAGAAGAAATTAAAGCAAGACTTTGTGGACTTTTATGGACATGAATATTTACAACTAGTTCAATCTCCTGTATCAAATAATAGTGGAGGTTGGCTATCAGATATGATACGAAAAAATAATAGAACAACTTATACAGTAAGATATCTATTATTAGCGAGGTTTCTTGATATTCCTGTCGCTGATTTGTTTAATATAAAACTTGGTTTTAATGATGAAGATGAGAATAATATTGATACTTATCAGGAACTGTGGGACCAGAGACTGATAGAACTTGCCCAGTCAGGATTATCTATAAGAGAAATTGCAGATGTGTTAAAATCATCCACCAAGACAATTAGAAAAAGTATCGATAGACTTGGAATTGAACCATTTTGGAAGTTTAACGGAGGTGGAAAATACCTTCACAAAAAGTATACTGACACTGAAGAATTTAAAATTAAACGAGAAGAATTCAGGAGGAAATGGCTTCAACTTCATGTTCAGTATGCTAATATAAGTAGTAACCAGATAAGAAGAAAAAATGATGGATTATATACATGGTTAAAAAGATATGATAGTAAATGGTTGGAACAAAACTATCGCAGAATAAAAACAGCAACCAATACTGTTGATTGGGCTAAAAGGGATGCTGAACTACTTCCAAGAGTGAAGGAAGTGGTAAAGGAAATGAAAGAAGGTAAGCCTGAAAGGATAACTTGGACAACCATCGGGAGCAAATTAGGGATTAGCGGTTGGCTCTCTAAGAAAAGAGAAAAACTGCCTATGACTAAATCATATATAGAATCAGAATTGGAAAGTATGGAGGAATACCATATAAGAAAAATAAAATGGGGTATCGAAGAATTAGAAAAACAGGGAAAAGAGATGACATTATGGAATTTGGCAGAAACAGCAGGTGTTAAAACAAGATATATGAAAGTAATTTATAAGGAAATAGAACAGGTATTAAAGAATAAAGGATATGATTGTAATTTTAAATGGTAG
- a CDS encoding ATP-binding protein produces MKKIIIPNGSMAEEAEYKEQVIPDYQDNPFIEALPNLLSPHEVVEKLAFYPEYLQNERQLDSHYRIYMVDRLFQVFQPIPMNIELERKISRALRQGYVFRNPFESKLAQGFCRDYYGTNPVNPKDDDGFYPSSFGFTLIGISGLGKTSSLKRILNMYPQIIVHSEYRGIPFSAYQVVWVKLECPHDGSIKGLLYEFFSEIDRLLGTNYYQKMMKTRATADAMMTVMNQVVRNCSLGLLVIDEIQHLSMAKSGGSEKMLNFFVNLVNNVNTSIVLVGTPAAIKIFQGEFRQARRGSGLGGDMVCDRIQKDEVWDLLVSSIWHYQWTRKETPFTPEISSILYEETQGIPDLLKKVYAIAQAYAISSGKEEITPYIIRKAAKENLKLVQPMLTALKTGNIREIAKYEDICMTGIDFDDFLTRTKESINLDLRAKEIKKRQNKMKQENLMEEKKEAVVKLVDLGMDAKKAQKIIDTMPSQNQDVSAEGMVEDAMALFKDEGMKEEPEKKGIRKVKGRKEKQSTANLLDIRTVVEQGKKDNKSAYEVLKESGYIISFKDDIFSREVV; encoded by the coding sequence GTGAAGAAGATAATAATTCCGAATGGCAGCATGGCAGAAGAAGCAGAATATAAGGAACAGGTAATACCAGATTATCAGGATAATCCTTTCATAGAAGCACTTCCAAATCTTCTTTCTCCTCATGAAGTAGTAGAGAAACTGGCTTTTTATCCTGAATACCTTCAAAATGAAAGACAGTTGGACAGCCACTACAGAATTTATATGGTAGACAGGCTCTTTCAAGTCTTTCAGCCCATACCAATGAATATAGAACTGGAAAGAAAGATATCACGTGCCCTGCGTCAGGGGTATGTTTTCCGAAATCCGTTTGAAAGTAAACTGGCTCAGGGCTTTTGCAGAGACTACTATGGAACGAATCCTGTAAATCCAAAGGATGATGACGGATTTTATCCATCATCCTTTGGATTTACGCTTATAGGCATATCGGGATTAGGGAAGACATCTTCATTGAAGCGTATACTAAATATGTACCCACAAATTATTGTTCATTCGGAGTATAGGGGCATTCCTTTTTCAGCATATCAGGTAGTATGGGTAAAATTAGAATGTCCTCATGACGGGTCCATTAAGGGATTGCTGTATGAATTTTTTTCAGAAATAGACAGGCTGTTGGGAACCAACTATTATCAAAAGATGATGAAAACAAGGGCAACAGCAGATGCAATGATGACAGTAATGAATCAGGTAGTAAGAAATTGCTCTTTAGGCTTATTAGTGATAGATGAAATCCAGCATTTAAGCATGGCTAAATCGGGAGGAAGTGAAAAAATGCTGAATTTCTTTGTGAATCTTGTAAATAATGTAAACACATCAATTGTTCTAGTTGGAACACCAGCGGCTATTAAGATATTTCAAGGAGAATTCAGGCAGGCACGAAGAGGGTCAGGTCTTGGCGGCGATATGGTATGCGACAGGATTCAAAAAGATGAGGTGTGGGATTTATTAGTAAGTTCAATATGGCACTACCAGTGGACGAGGAAAGAAACTCCCTTTACTCCTGAAATAAGCAGTATTTTATATGAAGAAACGCAGGGGATACCTGATTTATTAAAAAAAGTCTATGCTATTGCTCAAGCCTACGCCATTTCATCAGGAAAGGAAGAGATAACTCCATATATTATTAGGAAGGCGGCGAAGGAAAACTTAAAATTAGTACAGCCAATGCTGACTGCTTTAAAGACTGGCAACATCAGAGAAATTGCTAAATATGAAGATATCTGCATGACAGGTATTGATTTCGATGACTTTTTAACCCGAACCAAAGAATCTATTAACCTGGATTTGCGGGCAAAGGAAATAAAGAAAAGGCAAAACAAAATGAAGCAGGAAAACCTCATGGAGGAGAAAAAGGAAGCCGTAGTAAAACTTGTTGATTTAGGAATGGATGCTAAGAAGGCTCAGAAAATAATTGATACCATGCCTTCTCAAAATCAGGATGTAAGTGCAGAGGGCATGGTGGAAGATGCGATGGCGCTGTTTAAAGATGAAGGCATGAAGGAAGAGCCAGAGAAAAAGGGAATAAGGAAGGTAAAAGGAAGAAAGGAAAAACAGAGTACGGCAAATCTACTTGATATCCGGACTGTTGTTGAACAGGGGAAAAAGGATAATAAAAGCGCTTATGAGGTTTTAAAAGAATCTGGGTATATTATAAGTTTTAAAGATGATATTTTTTCCAGGGAGGTGGTATGA